In the Papio anubis isolate 15944 chromosome 3, Panubis1.0, whole genome shotgun sequence genome, gggcatggtgggctATTTGgcaggttaaggcaggagaattgcttgaatccaggaggcaggcagtggttgtagtgagctgagattgccccactgcattccagcctagctgacagagtgagactccatctcagaaaaaaagaaaaaaaaagtttatctatctctgtattttcatttgtttctgtatcCTTTActtaggtgcttaataaatacttgcaGCTATAAATATAATTGAATGAACACAGCGATTTGTTCAAGTTCACAAAACCAAGAAGCAGCAGAGTAGCAATAAACAAAGGCAGAACTATCCTAATGTTGAAATCCATATTCTTTGCAATATCTCCGAAGCACCATGGGACAGAGGAAATAAGTAGATGATTCAAATCACTATAGAAGACATCTAGAAAGAGGACATTTAAAACTATTACTGTCTTTGATTCTTTCCACtgttattagattttttaaaaaccacttatTTCTTCAAGAAAGTAAATATGGTattcaaaagtaaagaaaaaggaagaaagtaaactTTTGTTGAGGAGGTTTGAAagcttataagaaaaaaagagcaacagTTAGAAAACACTGCTCTGAAGGGTATCATCATGGAGTATCAATTTGCTTTTAAAACGGTTATCATGCAAGGTTATCCTTCATAAAATATACCATCAATACTTTTCACATATTCCAAATACTCAGCTCTAATTTCACTATataaagaattaaattttaaatagggaataatattatataaactgtCATGGTTTGTTTTCTGAAGTTACACAAAAGCACAGTTCCCGGTGCTAAACtcaccagaagaaaggaaaagtggaGATACTCTAACCTCCTATCAATTTCTTTTATGAAACACTTAAAACCCAAACTTCACTGGTTCAGATAATTAATCATTGGAGACCTAAAAGAAATGAGCTTGTTAAGTAGGAAGCAGAAGAAATCACTTCCTTGTACTCTTGATGATAGGTCAATATTGATCCATTACCCGTACTGTGTTCCAGCAATGGTGAAATTAGAGAGCCAAAACAAAAGCCCAGGCCAGGGATCAAAACTACAATTTTGATGCAATTCGGATACAACTGTCTACCAAATAAGTAAAGGAAATGAGTAAGGAACCCTAGACAGAAAAAACAAGTAACACTCttgcttttttgagacatggtAAAAAAAGATACCTGAGTCTCTCCTTAACCTTCCATAAGTATAACACTAGcagaaaagtaaagataaataCCAAATAATCACAACTGACCTTGCACCTCAACTATGGAATGGTTGAAACTGTGTTAAAGAGTCTAACTTCCACCTAAAGGTGCTATCCATTACTAAGTGTTAACCAATTTCTGCCTTAAGAAAACAGCAGGGGGATgggaagggtgggggtggggcttaGTTCTGAATTAAGAAACAAGACATCAGGATTTTCATGTAAAATTCCATGTGTAAGTATTTTATGAAATACTATGAAAGATAAACTGAAACTTTTTGGGATTGCATTCTTTCCTTGGCCCAGCAGTTTGTAATTTATGACCTTGGTTATATGTATGGCTCTAAAAACTACACAGTACCTGTAGTTAGAAGCTTCATGACTAACTCCACCTTGAATGGTAAACAGTAAAGCTGAACAGTATAGGGATTAAAGATAATCGGCCTTAGAGTGAGAtgaataagtgtgtgtgtgtgtgtgtgtgtgtgtgtgtgtatataaaatgaatatgtgtatatatataatgagtgtatatacatataacgactgtgtatatatatatctatagatagagatatataagTTGATTCACTTTCCTAAAcgtcatctgtaaatggggatgaTACTATTGAGAGTTGTatacagtaagaaataaaatagcatgtgaaaaaaatttaTCTATTAAGTACTTCTAACATAACAgttatcataattatttttatcactgtTTCATCATGGAATTTTATCATtccctgctttttaaaatcatgtactATAAACCCAGAAAGCACCAATCTAAAAGTATGAGAAcaagttttatttctctaaaaccCAAAAAATACTTTCATACTTGAGGAAAAATGAGAAGAGGGGATCATGGAGATTGAACttgtaatttttaatagtattcttctatttgttaaaaatgggatgttttgtattttgttgttagattttacaaatataatatatatataactatagtttttttatgcaaaatacaaaagtaaaaatattttaaaaacagaaaataatacatcttttcttcttcctatccTTATGCATTATACCTTAATTTACAGATGTTTTACAGGTTTTTGGTGGTTTTATGCTTTTTTTGTGGAATTAACCACATTCAAACTAATTGAACTAATTAACACTGGCACATGTTGTATGGTACACAAAATCATAATAGAAAGATATCAAGAAATAGGGAATGAAAATGTTGAATGTACACAACAGGAATTTCAGTTGTACAGATTACCTGTTCAAGAGGAACATGATTCACCAAGCCACTGACAACTGTCCTTGGGGCTATTTCTCCAACATCTACTTCTTCTACATACAAAGAATCTGCATCAGGGTGTTTTCTGGCAGTTATGATGCAACCAATTCGAAGATCCAGACGGGAAACATCTATTGGCTTAGAGTCGGCACTTCCAGCTACTGATTgctgctttttctccttcttttctcctaaaaagtatttatgaatggataaacatcagaaataaaaccaaacaaaaaaacactatgaAAACTCCATGGTATCAATATTGAAgagcttaaaaggaaaaaacaaaagaacgtTTATCTCCTACCTTCActtaaataataacaaagaaaaaaattatccaagtcaTAAAATCTTGAATCctattttatctatttctctGTTGTATTTCTATGTGAAGACATGGTGtgaggttggcaaactatggctcaTGGGACAAATCCAGCCTGTTgcctgttttcaaaaataaagttttactggaagaCAACCgtactcattcatttacatatcatCTACGGGTACTTTTGCAACGGGGcaaagttgagtagttgtgacaaagGCTTTAGgcagaaaaagtttgcctttCCCTGAAACAGGACAACAGAGAAACCTCTAAAAATTTTTACTACGACTCTTTGGAAGGTGATAAATACTTTACTTAGAAAGAACACCACAACCAGTACCCAAATGACAGAATGAACTAGAGTGGAATACAATTtcactgataaaatatttttctcctcacTTATATAAACTTATAAGTATATAattaatttctccatttcttagATTTCCCTGAAGACATATTAGGATTTCAGGGTTATCCACAGTCACTATTTAAGCagataagaatattttattctgattatgttttcataattacatttttatttatttgctgatAATGTATCTCTTACTAACACATGATTATTTTAGCTACTGAGTTAATTGTAACCTGCAAAGAGGACTCATATTCTGTAGGTTTACAATTAGCTTTTCTGGCcccaaaaaagtaaaaccaaaataaaaccttatttacCTTTGAATCGAAAGTATAAAGATGAGCTGTTGTAGCTCGGAAGCATTCTTTCTCAAGTATagatttatttaatctttcaacatatatttactgagtgctatGACACCGGAAATAGTAAGATGGGCAGTCCATATTGTCAAGGCACTCAGAATCTCTTTTAAAGAAGACAGACATGTATACGTATAATGAATATGTGATAAACATTACCtacacaaacaaatataaaaactcagTGAAGAATAATTATGCATGAAGCAGGAAAGGAGGATTCTGTGTAAAGGTACTCATAATTCATACAACAATAAGTTTACCAAAGAGAGGATGGAACTAACTTAAAATACTGGCCAATTTTTAATCTCATtagcaagttttaaaaaaaattccattttccataaagaaattagcaaaagttttttaaatggtaaaaatccaaattatacagaaaaatatgtacaataaaattACCAGAATGTaccaaaaatcttaatttttgtgTGATAAAGTATAtgcatttacttaaaaaatactgTACTATAACaatatatctatatttgtatgtattttaaaactcgAATCTACTTCCTAGGCATTTGAAATACTTTTATCAGGAATTCCCATTCTAGAAATGATTGCAAATATTAAAATCTATACCAAGATATTTGTTAATTATCATAGGGAATTTCGGAAATATTTCACTGACAAATGCGTGATGCTCAATTAAGATATGTGGcagtctggctgggcatggtggctcacgcctataatcccagcactttgggaggctgaggcaggtggatcaaccgagatcaggggttcgagaccagcctgaccaatatggtgaacccctgtctctattaaaaatacaaaaattagccaggtgtggtggcatgcacctgtagtcccagctactcgagaggctaagagagaattgcttgaacccgggaggtgaaggttgaagtgagctgagattatgccactgtactccagcctgggtgacagagcaagagtccgtctcaaaaaaaaaaaaaaagaaaagaaaaaaagatatgtagCAGTCTGGAAAGATTATATGGGCACCACAGCCCTTGCATGAGCAGAATCTGGCAGTCTTAGCTAGCAGCTAAACACGGATGGAACAGCCCTCTATAACCAGCATCGTCTAATATGGTAGCTGCCAGCCACATAGgttatttctatttcaatttaaaattactttaattaGAAATTCAGTTTAGTCATATTACCCACATTTCAAATCTTTAATGACCACATGTGGTCATTGGTTACCGTGTTGGATAATGCAGATATAGAGTATTTCCATTATCACAGGAAGTTGCATTGGACAGAACCGTTCTAATCCTATAACTCCATTTGTTCGTGTGGTCCTGTGTGCTCCCTCTTCCATCAAAGGAGAGCCTTGTTGCCTTCTCTAACTAGAAGACTGATTAATCCTGAATCAGAACAGTACATCCTCCTTAGAGAACAGAATATGGATTCCACTAAGTTTGCAAGAACAGGTTATATAGTTGTTTTGTGTCTACttcttaacatattttataaactagAAGAATTAGTCCGACTCGCTTTCATTATAATCATACCACCTAGTGGTGAAGTTGTATAGCAGAGGCTGTACAGCCCCTACCTACTTCTAACTAAGAGGTTACTGATGTTTGCCAAAGGAACTGGCAAGTGATTTAGAGGCTAAACTGGCTTGGGTTAGTTCATAAATCCCTCTGTCatgttatattttccaaaaaaaaaaaagtaagtaagttTAAGTATAATGAGAGatattcataattatttataaagGCACCTTTTTAGACATATCTGGGGAAAGGAAGTCAGAAATCTTAGTTCAGACAGTCTGCTTTGACTGGTGGAATGTTCTTTTCCTATCTTCACAACTGGTCCTAAGCCAGTTTCCTATCTCTGACTTCTCTCAAACCATGCCACAAATAGATACCAAAATTCAGCCACACCAAACTACATATGGGTTTCTATACTTAATGTTTACTGTCTTATGTTTTAACTTATGCCAGTCCCTCTGCCTAAAATGCCACGTTTACCCCGTTAATCTGGTCAATATTCACACACCATTTAGGACCCAGCTTGTATGTTCCAATACCATATTGTTCCTAATTTTATCCTAGCTCATGAAAGTTGAACTTTATTtttgatactattattattatcattatcaaaatTTGACATTTTCTGATAATCCAGTCAAGAGCTAAATATGTTTAAAGGTcgaaaataccttttttttcaattttctcttttgctttcttttcgtCTCCTGTTCCTCCTTTTATCTGTTCTTTGGTACCAGAAGATACAGCTGTTAATGGTGTAGACTGTACCACATTTTCAGAAACCATAGAATTAGCTTGCAGTGGAGTACCAGATGGAAATGGTATTTGcttcactgagacagaaaatgaaataatgtcattcATATTAAAccaataaatatgataaaaaatatgaaattgtgAACCATAAATAGAaactctttttaaatgaaaaattcactgtaTATGGCTATCAAATATCCACTGTCTGAGAGTATAAAATGGCTGCCaaaaaattaagcatattttAGCCATTATTGAGGTATCAAAGGCATGATTCCCATTTAATTAATAACTACTAAACTAAGAAACCTGCAGATAAGAACAACAGCTAACATGTATTATGAACTTACTATGTCccaaacacttttcaaaatgcTTTATACGAATTAACTCATGTAATTCTCATACTCTAAGAAGTAGGTTCTATTCATGcccccattttactgataaatCTGAGTCATTCAGAAGTTATGAAGTTGTCCAAGTTGCCTGGATATAGATTCTTACTTCTTTCCTCACTGTTAGTGTGACTGGCCAACTTCTTAACTTCTGGATTACTCACTTTCTATATTTAATTACCTCCATTTTGAATTTCTGCCTGAATTAGCTCTTGTTTCagttcttcaatttctttcttcagtttagcATTTTCAACTCGaagtttcttctcttccctcaaaGTTGCTTGCAAAACTAGGATCAAGAACATCtagttaaaatacattttttaaaaaaggttttgtaTGAATACTATTTGAAAAGAAGACAGCCAGTATAACTAGAGCTAGGATAATACTAGCTCTAGTGTAACCAAATGTTTGGCCAGTGCCTTTATGCCAGTttagtatttattaaaacaaCATGATATTTAAGAGagtgaaagggagagaaaatatatgaaataagagTAAAACAGAAAGACTTTGTTTATGAATCATTTTCCTAACTCCTATTAAGATGCTAAGATCAAATTAACACCTTTTCAGCATTGCAGCTATAATAAAGGGCAATGATAAATAACTTAAGAAGCTGGCACAAAAGTGCctatgtggccaggcgcagtggcttatgcctgtaatcccataatcccagcactttcagaggcaagaggatcacttgagcccagtagtttgagaccagcctgggcaacatggcaaaaccccatctctacaacaaatacaaaaagtagctgggggTTGTGGTACAttcctgtggttccagctgctcaggaggctgaggtgggaggacggattgagccttggaggttgaggctgcagtgtgagccgagatagtgccactgtactccatcctgggtaacagagcaagaccctgtctcaaaaatatttaaaacaataaaaaataaaatgtcaataacagatactgaaaaaaagagaagcattatattaaattatacatatatttttttatgaAGTCTGAGATGTTACCACACAAGCAAAAACTATtctcatgtctttctttttagTCATTACCTTTTAAAAGAAGCTGAATATTGCTAAAGTCTGAATTAAGCTAATCAAACATTCAATGAGCGAAATAACTCAAGGATTTGCTCAAAATATAATGTATGTGTTAAAGGTGTGCAATGGGGCAACAAAAATACGAGAGAAAAATAATCGTTCTCAGTGGGGTTGGTACTGCTTTGTAGGTAGGATTTTGAAAATCTGTAGGATTATTTTTGATTGTTAGTACTGGCATTTATTGGGCAGAGGCCAAGAATGCCAGATGTCCTGCAGTATGCTGGATACTCCTACAAAATGAAGAACTGTTTCACATTCTGCAGAACTTTCTAGTGGCCTATTATACATTTGCATAGGTAAAAATCCTATTAACAATTATTTGAGCCTAGATTTTAACTATTCTTTATGTATAAACACAAAGTATTTTTAAGCATGCTTATTATACCCTAAATTTTCTATGAATCAAGTACCACATAAATCAAGAGTAGACTGTACCTCATTTTATTCAAAGTATTATCTAATCAATCACTCATCATTTTGAATAAATCATCTACATCACTATCTGCTTCTAGTATCTGAGATACCCACACAAAGGCAGTCTGACTATACACCTATACTAGTTGGCATTGTACCTATTGCATTCTTGATGATTCCTTGTATGTGAATCATGTGGCATGTGACCCTGTTACACTGCCTTTAGTGGTATAATCCTGCTGAAGCATTACTTACTGAAATACATATTATTGTTACTACTacttacacctttctttttatttctcttctctattaTATATAGGATtaagatatgttttaaaattatatataggtAGGTTATTTTTCTAGGAAATGTTTTCCTTACAGGATATTAACAGAgattttataaagcatttattcTAAATTGGGAGCAATTTGACCAAAAACTACCAGCATAGGCTACCAAAGAATAATATAAAGGTGAAGAATAAGTAGAAAGATTTTCGAACTGGCAAAACTAAAATGCTTGTCAAGATGCTACGAAATGGCCACCTATAGAAGACAAAATTCgatttataacatatattatattctACAAGCAATGACCATGTCCAATCGCTTCATCTTATTAATAAAAAGAGagtaagaattttaagaaaaataattttaaaatctcgagaaacattattaaaaaagaaacaaataaagtgGTAtggtaaaattagaaaaaaaaattgacaacgTTTCTGGAGAGTAAATACAGGTTTTTGTAAGCCATTAGCTTATAAAATGTAGGAAAGTATTTCTACTAGTGACAGCAAAAGATTTTGAAATTTCTATTCTGACATTGACTattgagaataaaatacatttaaacaaacaaaaccaaagccaACTGAAGTCCTGAAGGTAGAGGTTCAGGTTTGGTATTTTTCCACATATAACAGAAACTTCTAAGTAAAACTTAAATAACTTATATGGTAAACATTATTATTTCTCCGTCAATGTATGAATTCATTTTAAGTATctccttaaaaatgtaaaattttcttaCTTGCTTTCTCCTTAAGTAGAGAAATTTGTTGCTTAAGATATTCAATGATTTGATCTGCCTCTGCACCCTTCTGCTCCAGTCTCTTCAGAACAGCATCATTATTTGCCATTTTTGCCAAGAGACGGCAGAAAATcctagatgaaaaaataaaagtcataaattacactgtgaaaagaataaatttatacTATAGGACATTATGAAAAAGCAGtctgaaaggaaaaacattttctacTGTAATAGATAAATATGttagaaaaatatgtttcctATGGAGAGCAACAAGCCAAACAAATAGCAGAAATGCTAAGTAGAATAATTCCTGAATCTATTTAGAAGAGGAAATATAGTTTGTTGCTAAATGCAGAAAACAGGTTATTTAGCCACATTTAAGGTTGAAAGGTTTTAAAGAAAGCTTCAGGTACACTAAGAGATAAGAATATCAATAATCTTAACTATGCTAAT is a window encoding:
- the AIMP1 gene encoding aminoacyl tRNA synthase complex-interacting multifunctional protein 1 isoform X2; translated protein: MANNDAVLKRLEQKGAEADQIIEYLKQQISLLKEKAILQATLREEKKLRVENAKLKKEIEELKQELIQAEIQNGVKQIPFPSGTPLQANSMVSENVVQSTPLTAVSSGTKEQIKGGTGDEKKAKEKIEKKGEKKEKKQQSVAGSADSKPIDVSRLDLRIGCIITARKHPDADSLYVEEVDVGEIAPRTVVSGLVNHVPLEQMQNRMVILLCNLKPAKMRGVLSQAMLMCASSPEKVEILAPPNGSVPGDRITFDAFPGEPDKELNPKKKIWEQIQPDLHTNDECVATYKGVPFEVKGKGLCRAQTMSNSGIK
- the AIMP1 gene encoding aminoacyl tRNA synthase complex-interacting multifunctional protein 1 isoform X1 — translated: MIFCRLLAKMANNDAVLKRLEQKGAEADQIIEYLKQQISLLKEKAILQATLREEKKLRVENAKLKKEIEELKQELIQAEIQNGVKQIPFPSGTPLQANSMVSENVVQSTPLTAVSSGTKEQIKGGTGDEKKAKEKIEKKGEKKEKKQQSVAGSADSKPIDVSRLDLRIGCIITARKHPDADSLYVEEVDVGEIAPRTVVSGLVNHVPLEQMQNRMVILLCNLKPAKMRGVLSQAMLMCASSPEKVEILAPPNGSVPGDRITFDAFPGEPDKELNPKKKIWEQIQPDLHTNDECVATYKGVPFEVKGKGLCRAQTMSNSGIK